A DNA window from Sphingomonas profundi contains the following coding sequences:
- a CDS encoding LytR/AlgR family response regulator transcription factor: MTIRTILVDDESLAIQGLQLRLEPHEDVDIIETCTNGREAIRAIKTHKPDLVFLDIQMPGFDGFSVVQGLMEVEPPLIVFVTAYMDHAVRAFQADALDYLMKPVEPERLAETLDRVRQRLAEKRGAEEAGRLKEVLAEHAPEAAGAMPDGMSDAPASNRFEKLINIKDRGQIFRVDVDTIERIDAAGDYMCIYTGDNTLILRETMKDLEKRLDPRRFQRVHRSTIVNLDLVKQVKPHTNGECFLVLDSGAQVKVSRSYRDVVARFVH, from the coding sequence ATGACCATCCGTACCATCCTCGTCGACGACGAGTCGCTCGCGATCCAGGGATTGCAGCTGAGGCTCGAACCGCACGAGGACGTCGACATCATCGAGACCTGCACGAACGGCCGCGAGGCCATCCGCGCGATCAAGACCCACAAGCCCGACCTCGTTTTCCTCGACATCCAGATGCCCGGCTTCGACGGCTTCTCCGTCGTGCAGGGGCTGATGGAGGTGGAGCCGCCGCTGATCGTGTTCGTCACCGCCTACATGGATCATGCCGTGCGCGCCTTCCAGGCCGACGCGCTCGACTATCTGATGAAGCCGGTGGAGCCGGAGCGGCTGGCCGAGACGCTGGATCGCGTGCGCCAGCGCCTGGCCGAGAAGCGCGGCGCCGAGGAAGCGGGCCGGCTGAAGGAGGTGCTGGCCGAGCATGCGCCCGAGGCCGCCGGCGCGATGCCCGACGGGATGAGCGACGCGCCCGCCTCCAACCGCTTCGAGAAGCTCATCAACATCAAGGATCGCGGCCAGATCTTCCGCGTGGACGTTGATACCATCGAGCGGATCGACGCCGCCGGCGACTATATGTGCATCTACACCGGCGACAACACGCTGATCCTGCGCGAGACGATGAAGGATCTGGAGAAGCGGCTCGATCCGCGCCGCTTCCAACGCGTCCACCGCTCCACGATCGTGAACCTCGATCTGGTCAAGCAGGTGAAGCCGCACACCAACGGCGAGTGCTTTCTGGTGCTCGATTCGGGCGCGCAGGTGAAGGTGAGCCGCAGCTACCGCGACGTGGTGGCCCGCTTCGTCCACTGA
- a CDS encoding sensor histidine kinase encodes MAMFGPQAKPFFEDKNRAFWMLQSAGWAGYFVLRSLGGLANAMGLLFIVPTALSTATGYSLTLLMASIFRRLIHRAPLLTWGSSIVILIMSSAVFSTIEVWSHATFYRPGAMPSGIEFLGAILLDFAVLAAWSGLYYGINFYLLLEEQADQLQRLEHQASSAQLAMLRYQLNPHFLFNTLNSISTLVLLKQTDRANAMLSRLSSFLRYTLVNEPSGQVSVTQEVETLKLYLEIEKMRFEDRLQTRFEVDPAAAMARMPSLLLQPLVENAIKYAVTPQEEGAEIVVEARLAGDRVQITVSDNGPGLNEAGPRSTSSTGVGLANIRERLSQAYGNEQRFEIQSSRGGGFGVMIEIPFQTEEAREPA; translated from the coding sequence ATGGCGATGTTCGGACCGCAGGCGAAACCGTTCTTCGAGGACAAGAACCGCGCCTTCTGGATGCTCCAGTCGGCCGGCTGGGCCGGCTATTTCGTGCTGCGCTCGCTGGGCGGCCTGGCCAACGCGATGGGCCTGCTGTTCATCGTGCCGACGGCGCTCTCCACGGCGACGGGCTACTCGCTCACCCTTCTGATGGCGTCGATCTTCCGCCGGCTGATCCACCGGGCGCCGCTGCTCACCTGGGGCAGCTCGATCGTGATCCTCATCATGTCCTCGGCCGTGTTCTCGACGATCGAGGTGTGGAGCCACGCCACCTTCTACCGGCCGGGCGCCATGCCGAGCGGAATCGAGTTCCTCGGCGCGATCCTGCTCGATTTCGCGGTGCTGGCGGCGTGGTCCGGCCTCTACTACGGCATCAACTTCTACCTGCTGCTGGAGGAGCAGGCCGATCAGCTCCAGCGGCTGGAGCATCAGGCGTCCTCCGCCCAGCTGGCCATGCTGCGCTACCAGCTGAACCCGCACTTCCTGTTCAACACGCTGAACTCCATCTCCACCCTGGTGCTGCTGAAGCAGACCGACCGGGCGAACGCGATGCTCTCCCGCCTGTCGTCCTTCCTGCGCTACACGCTGGTCAACGAGCCTTCCGGCCAGGTGTCTGTGACGCAGGAAGTGGAGACGCTGAAGCTGTATCTGGAGATCGAGAAAATGCGCTTCGAGGATCGCCTGCAGACGCGGTTCGAGGTGGATCCGGCCGCGGCGATGGCGCGGATGCCGTCGCTGCTGCTGCAGCCGCTGGTCGAGAATGCGATCAAATATGCCGTCACGCCGCAGGAGGAGGGGGCCGAGATCGTGGTGGAGGCGCGGCTGGCCGGGGACCGGGTGCAGATCACCGTGTCGGACAACGGACCGGGCTTGAACGAAGCCGGCCCGAGGTCCACTTCATCCACGGGCGTGGGGCTCGCCAACATACGTGAGCGATTGTCCCAGGCCTATGGCAACGAGCAGCGGTTCGAGATCCAGTCGAGCCGCGGGGGCGGGTTCGGTGTCATGATCGAAATACCATTCCAGACCGAAGAGGCCAGGGAGCCCGCATGA
- a CDS encoding putative bifunctional diguanylate cyclase/phosphodiesterase, whose protein sequence is MLHMSIKAPVPAATSTAGRHPSALLRARGAVDHRAEALWRTAPFLAGLSLCCALVALWSLVGRVPAPLLGGWGVLVVAVNAAMLRARRRAADPTASGPARSGWRPIAEAAGHAALWSTLPAAVFAGQPAATQALLGAAMGTMMAGAFLLAIVPLAATAWVLAIAIAFVWALHAQGGETLASGIVLLSVFSAVVIAGCLTIERLLARQVGVAHDERERGEAIGLLLREYEEQGAGWLWQTDAHHQLTYVSPRICDRLGRSTAQLLGHSLPVLLGCDAKLGQALAARVPFAGVELPIAAAMGECWMSLSASPIFGVGGEFEGFRGLGSDVTEVRRAQDRIRRVALMDDLTGLPNRQQVRGLVTEAIAYAERRGSRAALLFADLDGFKAVNDRFGHAAGDAALRAVAERLARVAGTQGQVGRLGGDEFAIVMAQCDSREMAEALGHRLIKAVAEPVDFGSGALQVGLSIGCVFAPTDGGSVDELLVKADIALYQAKSRGRGRLTLFDKTMQRDAEERVLLERDLRQALARDQLKIEYQPVIDVETQAIVGFEALIRWAHPERGLVPPAIFVPIAEECGLIAGIGEWVIRTACTDAASWPGSIFVSVNVSRVQLELPGLPSVVGEALVATRLQPARLELEVTENVFQGESAGPLDVLRRLRALGVGIALDDFGSGYSSLGYLNRTIFHTLKLDGSFVRDAAHKSETLAVIRAIVALAKTFRMDVTAEGIESFEDFARMKDLGCKRVQGYLFGRPAPRAQATALLLPADTRAAE, encoded by the coding sequence ATGCTCCATATGTCGATCAAGGCGCCGGTCCCGGCGGCCACCTCCACCGCCGGCAGGCATCCTTCCGCGCTGCTGCGCGCGCGCGGGGCCGTGGATCATCGCGCTGAGGCGCTCTGGCGGACGGCGCCGTTCCTCGCCGGGCTCAGCCTGTGCTGCGCGCTCGTCGCTTTGTGGTCGCTCGTCGGGCGGGTGCCGGCGCCGCTGCTCGGCGGGTGGGGGGTGCTGGTGGTGGCGGTGAATGCGGCGATGCTGCGGGCGCGCCGCCGCGCCGCCGATCCCACCGCATCCGGCCCCGCCCGGTCGGGCTGGCGGCCGATCGCCGAAGCCGCCGGCCATGCCGCGCTGTGGAGCACGCTGCCCGCCGCCGTGTTCGCCGGCCAGCCGGCCGCCACGCAGGCGCTGCTGGGTGCTGCGATGGGCACGATGATGGCGGGCGCCTTCCTGCTGGCGATCGTGCCGCTGGCCGCCACCGCCTGGGTGCTCGCCATCGCGATCGCCTTCGTCTGGGCGCTGCACGCGCAGGGCGGCGAGACGCTGGCGAGCGGCATCGTGCTGCTCTCCGTCTTCTCCGCCGTGGTGATCGCCGGCTGCCTCACGATTGAGCGGCTGCTTGCCCGGCAGGTGGGCGTGGCGCACGACGAGCGGGAGCGGGGCGAGGCGATCGGCCTGCTGCTGCGCGAATATGAGGAACAGGGCGCCGGCTGGCTGTGGCAGACGGATGCGCATCATCAGCTGACCTACGTGTCGCCGCGCATCTGCGACCGGCTGGGCCGATCGACGGCGCAGCTGCTCGGCCACTCGCTGCCGGTGCTGCTCGGCTGCGACGCGAAGCTGGGCCAGGCGCTGGCCGCGCGCGTGCCGTTCGCCGGCGTGGAGCTGCCCATCGCCGCCGCCATGGGGGAGTGCTGGATGTCGCTCTCCGCCAGTCCGATCTTCGGCGTGGGCGGCGAGTTCGAGGGGTTTCGCGGCCTGGGATCGGACGTGACCGAGGTGCGCCGCGCGCAGGACCGGATCCGCCGCGTCGCCCTGATGGACGATCTCACCGGCCTGCCGAACCGCCAGCAGGTCCGTGGGCTGGTGACGGAAGCGATTGCCTATGCCGAGCGGCGCGGCAGCCGCGCCGCGCTGCTGTTCGCCGATCTCGACGGGTTCAAGGCGGTGAACGACCGCTTCGGCCACGCCGCCGGCGATGCGGCGCTGCGCGCGGTGGCGGAGCGGCTGGCCCGGGTGGCGGGCACGCAGGGGCAGGTGGGCCGGCTGGGCGGCGACGAGTTCGCCATCGTGATGGCGCAGTGCGATTCGCGCGAGATGGCCGAGGCGCTCGGCCACAGGCTCATCAAGGCGGTGGCGGAGCCGGTGGACTTCGGCAGCGGCGCCCTGCAGGTGGGCCTCAGCATCGGCTGCGTGTTCGCGCCGACCGACGGCGGCAGCGTGGACGAGCTGCTGGTGAAGGCCGACATCGCGCTCTACCAGGCCAAATCGCGCGGGCGCGGGCGGCTGACCCTGTTCGACAAGACGATGCAGCGCGACGCCGAGGAGCGGGTGCTGCTGGAGCGCGACCTGCGCCAGGCGCTGGCACGCGACCAGCTGAAGATCGAATATCAGCCGGTGATCGACGTGGAGACGCAGGCGATCGTGGGCTTCGAGGCGCTGATCCGCTGGGCGCATCCGGAGCGCGGGCTGGTGCCGCCGGCGATCTTCGTGCCGATCGCGGAGGAGTGCGGCCTGATCGCCGGCATCGGCGAGTGGGTGATCCGCACCGCCTGCACCGATGCGGCGAGCTGGCCCGGATCGATCTTCGTCTCGGTGAACGTCAGCCGCGTGCAGCTGGAGCTGCCGGGCCTGCCATCGGTGGTGGGCGAGGCGCTGGTGGCGACCCGGCTGCAACCGGCGCGGCTGGAGCTGGAGGTGACGGAGAACGTGTTCCAGGGCGAGAGCGCCGGGCCGCTGGACGTGCTGCGCCGGCTCCGCGCGCTGGGCGTGGGCATCGCGCTCGACGATTTCGGCAGCGGCTATTCCTCGCTCGGCTATCTCAACCGCACGATCTTCCACACGCTAAAGCTGGACGGATCGTTCGTCCGCGATGCCGCGCACAAGAGCGAGACGCTGGCGGTGATCCGCGCGATCGTGGCGCTCGCCAAGACGTTCCGCATGGACGTGACGGCCGAGGGCATCGAGTCGTTCGAGGATTTCGCGCGGATGAAGGACCTCGGCTGCAAGCGGGTGCAGGGCTATCTGTTCGGCCGCCCGGCGCCGCGTGCGCAGGCGACGGCGCTGCTGCTGCCGGCCGACACGCGGGCGGCGGAGTAG
- a CDS encoding Crp/Fnr family transcriptional regulator, translating to MTAEELAALLTPKSILSVCTPEELTDLLSIASVCKMKSGEEVLAQGEEGNALVVVLQGVMRVSMIAPNGHEIVLDYAEPGAVLGEIAMLDGRPRTASATAMYAGRYLKVSRTATEGFIERHPKVALAMMRDLARRLRETDTTIESDRAFAAGPRLARFLKRLTEQKTAGHKLAGDLSQGELGNFVGMSRENINRQLASWSEQGVIELAHGKIRIIDSQYLASIAESAD from the coding sequence ATGACTGCCGAAGAACTCGCAGCGCTTCTCACGCCCAAGTCGATCCTGTCCGTCTGCACGCCGGAGGAGCTGACCGACCTGCTCTCCATCGCCTCCGTCTGCAAGATGAAGAGCGGCGAGGAGGTGCTGGCCCAGGGCGAGGAAGGCAACGCCCTGGTCGTGGTGCTCCAGGGCGTCATGCGGGTCAGCATGATCGCGCCGAACGGGCACGAGATCGTGCTCGATTATGCCGAGCCCGGCGCCGTGCTGGGCGAGATCGCGATGCTGGACGGGCGGCCGCGCACCGCCTCCGCCACCGCGATGTACGCCGGCCGCTACCTGAAGGTGAGCCGCACCGCGACCGAGGGCTTCATCGAGCGGCACCCCAAGGTGGCGCTGGCGATGATGCGCGATCTCGCCCGCCGCCTGCGCGAGACGGACACCACGATCGAGAGCGACCGCGCCTTTGCCGCCGGCCCCCGCCTCGCCCGCTTTCTGAAGCGGCTGACCGAGCAGAAGACGGCCGGGCACAAGCTGGCCGGCGATCTCAGCCAGGGCGAGCTCGGCAACTTCGTTGGCATGAGCCGGGAGAATATCAACCGCCAGCTCGCCTCCTGGTCCGAACAGGGCGTGATCGAGCTGGCCCACGGCAAGATCCGGATCATCGACAGCCAGTATCTCGCCAGCATCGCCGAATCCGCCGACTGA
- a CDS encoding EAL domain-containing protein has translation MGERRLRRPAQVDTPAPNATWLDAFGLRDTLVPADLQATAEKLREIRRALVWTGLAHIVALAALMLAGAGEGASGLLLLAPGAVLLVLDAALFALLAFADTTSPVLLARVTAAYGLGCGMVFAAFAALLPPSGVAVAAQIGGMTALALMLAPIPAATILAALPVLAAIGVRGQDPLLGAVLVATAACVGTSLLAAARRGRSAAAGRIAAERSMRKAGQLLAEFEENRRGWFWETDPRGCLTYISRQLAEAIGRDPADLLGRPFADLVRNEGDDSHPGPREQRTLGFHLSTRLPFSEVQVRAAVEGDRWWSLSGRPANDDFGNFLGFRGNGTDLTERRRSEREISTLAKSDALTGLPNRTVMNQTLEAALAGVGERIKPCAVFLLDLDRFKSVNDTLGHPIGDVLLRQVAERLRGAIGDGGQVGRLGGDEFKVVLPDASDRQRLATLARHVIERLSAPYTIEGHHVSIGASIGIAVAPEDGATAEALVRNADLALYAAKADGKGIHRFYEQEMHANAKDRRLLEMDLRTVLSDGGLHLVYQPVVNAGDERIVGFEALIRWNHPTRGPVRPDFFIPIAEEIGLIPQIGEWVIRTACLAAAKWPEHIRVAVNVSPIQFASPALPGIVLNALAAADLPANRLELEITEGVFMGDGAATDAMFERLKKIGVRFALDDFGTGYSSLGYLKKAPFNKIKIDQSFVRGAAIPGNRNAAIVRAIVALATSLDMDTTAEGAETLDELELIRSLGCSHIQGYVFGRPMPLEETMEQVKGTATLNPSGFLASRSPRVQMLRSTVVRVGERPHSARLRNISAGGAMVESASLIDPGTPVDIELPDGRRHGGTVKWTRDGRIGMTFDRAIDLDALSTRIATVPRAARLG, from the coding sequence ATGGGCGAGCGACGACTGCGACGGCCGGCACAGGTGGACACACCGGCGCCGAACGCCACCTGGCTCGATGCGTTCGGCCTGCGCGACACGCTCGTCCCGGCGGACCTGCAGGCCACGGCCGAGAAGTTGCGCGAGATCCGCCGCGCGCTGGTGTGGACCGGCCTTGCCCACATCGTCGCGCTGGCCGCGCTGATGCTGGCGGGCGCGGGCGAGGGGGCTTCCGGGCTGCTGCTGCTGGCGCCGGGCGCTGTGCTGCTGGTGCTGGACGCCGCCCTGTTCGCGCTGCTCGCCTTCGCCGACACCACCTCGCCCGTGCTGCTGGCGCGCGTGACGGCCGCCTATGGTCTCGGCTGCGGCATGGTCTTCGCCGCCTTCGCCGCATTGCTGCCGCCCTCCGGCGTGGCGGTGGCCGCGCAGATCGGCGGCATGACGGCGCTGGCGCTGATGCTGGCGCCGATCCCGGCGGCCACCATCCTGGCCGCGTTGCCGGTGCTGGCGGCGATCGGGGTGCGCGGGCAGGATCCGCTGCTCGGCGCCGTGCTGGTGGCGACCGCCGCCTGCGTCGGCACCTCGCTGCTGGCGGCCGCCCGACGCGGCCGCAGCGCCGCCGCCGGGCGCATCGCCGCCGAGCGATCGATGCGCAAGGCCGGGCAACTGCTCGCCGAGTTCGAGGAGAATCGCCGCGGCTGGTTCTGGGAGACCGACCCGCGCGGCTGCCTCACCTACATATCGCGCCAGCTGGCCGAGGCGATCGGGCGCGATCCGGCCGATCTGCTCGGCCGCCCCTTCGCCGATCTCGTGCGCAACGAGGGCGACGACAGCCATCCCGGCCCGCGCGAGCAGCGGACGCTGGGCTTTCATCTGTCCACCCGCCTGCCGTTCAGCGAGGTGCAGGTGCGCGCGGCGGTGGAGGGGGATCGCTGGTGGTCGCTCTCCGGCCGGCCGGCGAACGACGATTTCGGCAATTTCCTGGGCTTTCGCGGCAACGGCACCGATCTGACGGAACGCCGCCGCAGCGAGCGCGAGATCAGCACGCTCGCCAAATCCGATGCGCTCACCGGCCTGCCGAACCGCACGGTGATGAACCAGACGCTGGAGGCGGCGCTGGCGGGCGTGGGCGAGCGGATCAAGCCGTGCGCGGTGTTCCTGCTCGATCTCGATCGCTTCAAGTCGGTCAACGACACGCTCGGCCACCCGATCGGCGACGTGCTGCTGCGTCAGGTGGCGGAGCGGCTGCGCGGCGCGATCGGCGACGGCGGGCAGGTGGGCCGGCTGGGCGGCGACGAGTTCAAGGTGGTGCTGCCCGACGCGAGCGACCGCCAGCGCCTGGCGACGCTGGCGCGCCACGTGATCGAGCGGCTGTCCGCGCCCTATACGATCGAGGGCCATCACGTTTCGATCGGCGCCTCGATCGGCATCGCCGTGGCGCCCGAGGACGGCGCGACGGCCGAGGCGCTGGTGCGCAACGCCGATCTGGCGCTCTACGCCGCCAAGGCGGACGGCAAGGGCATCCACCGCTTCTACGAGCAGGAGATGCACGCCAACGCCAAGGACCGTCGCCTGCTGGAGATGGACCTGCGCACGGTGCTGTCGGACGGCGGCCTCCACCTCGTCTACCAGCCGGTGGTGAACGCCGGGGACGAGCGGATCGTCGGCTTCGAGGCGCTGATCCGCTGGAACCACCCGACCCGCGGGCCGGTGCGGCCGGACTTCTTCATCCCCATCGCCGAGGAGATCGGGCTGATCCCGCAGATCGGCGAGTGGGTGATCCGCACCGCTTGCCTCGCCGCCGCCAAGTGGCCGGAGCATATCCGCGTCGCCGTCAACGTCTCGCCGATCCAGTTCGCCAGCCCGGCGCTGCCCGGCATCGTGCTGAATGCGCTGGCGGCGGCGGACCTGCCGGCCAACCGGCTGGAGCTGGAGATCACCGAAGGCGTGTTCATGGGTGACGGCGCCGCCACCGATGCGATGTTCGAGCGCCTGAAGAAGATTGGCGTCCGCTTCGCTCTGGACGATTTCGGCACCGGCTACTCGTCGCTCGGCTATCTGAAGAAGGCACCGTTCAACAAGATCAAGATCGACCAGAGCTTCGTGCGCGGCGCGGCCATCCCCGGCAACCGCAACGCCGCGATCGTGCGCGCGATCGTCGCGCTGGCGACCAGCCTGGACATGGACACCACAGCCGAGGGCGCCGAGACGCTGGACGAACTGGAGCTGATCCGCTCGCTCGGCTGCAGTCACATCCAGGGCTATGTCTTCGGCCGGCCGATGCCGCTGGAGGAGACGATGGAGCAGGTGAAGGGCACGGCGACGCTGAACCCCTCCGGCTTCCTCGCCAGCCGTTCGCCGCGCGTGCAGATGCTGCGATCCACGGTGGTGCGGGTGGGCGAGCGGCCCCATTCGGCGCGGCTGCGCAACATCTCCGCCGGCGGCGCGATGGTGGAGAGCGCCAGCCTCATCGATCCGGGCACGCCGGTGGACATCGAGCTGCCGGACGGCCGCCGCCACGGCGGCACTGTCAAGTGGACCCGCGACGGCCGCATCGGCATGACCTTCGACCGCGCGATCGATCTTGACGCGCTGAGCACGCGCATCGCCACGGTGCCGCGCGCGGCGAGGCTGGGATAG
- a CDS encoding class I SAM-dependent methyltransferase, with protein sequence MILPDIPQDARAVADHYDELDPFYREVWGEHVHHGLWTSGRETRAQAVEALSLAVADRLALRAGARLIDIGCGYGATARLFAGRFGAAVTGFTVAKAQADHAGTAAGAAGHVTILHRDWLANGLPDAAFDGAYAIESSEHMVDKQRFFAEAWRTLRPGGRLVVCAWLAAERSSGWAVRHLLEPICREGRLPSMGSESEYRAMAEAAGFTVAGFADVSRQVRRTWDIIVADVARRVATSARYRAFLRDARAGNRIFVATLPRLAIAYRTGAMRYGIFTLVRPDIPGAS encoded by the coding sequence ATGATCCTGCCGGACATCCCGCAGGACGCGCGCGCCGTCGCCGATCATTATGACGAACTCGATCCCTTCTACCGCGAGGTGTGGGGCGAGCATGTCCACCACGGCCTGTGGACCAGCGGCCGGGAGACGCGGGCGCAGGCGGTGGAGGCGCTGTCGCTGGCGGTGGCCGACCGGCTGGCGTTGCGGGCGGGCGCGCGGCTGATCGACATCGGCTGCGGCTATGGCGCGACGGCGCGGCTGTTCGCCGGCCGCTTCGGCGCGGCGGTGACGGGCTTCACCGTGGCGAAGGCGCAGGCGGACCATGCCGGCACGGCGGCGGGCGCGGCGGGACACGTGACGATTCTGCACCGCGACTGGCTGGCGAACGGGCTGCCCGACGCCGCGTTCGACGGCGCCTATGCGATCGAGAGCTCGGAGCACATGGTCGACAAGCAGCGCTTCTTCGCCGAGGCGTGGCGCACCCTGCGGCCCGGCGGGCGGCTGGTGGTGTGCGCCTGGCTGGCGGCGGAACGGTCGAGCGGCTGGGCGGTGCGCCACCTGCTGGAGCCGATCTGCCGCGAGGGGCGGCTGCCCTCGATGGGCAGCGAGAGCGAGTATCGCGCGATGGCCGAGGCCGCCGGCTTCACCGTGGCCGGCTTCGCCGACGTCAGCCGGCAGGTGCGGCGGACGTGGGACATCATCGTCGCCGATGTCGCCCGCCGGGTGGCGACCTCCGCCCGCTACCGCGCCTTCCTGCGCGATGCGCGGGCGGGCAACCGCATCTTCGTCGCCACCCTGCCGCGCCTGGCGATCGCCTATCGCACCGGGGCGATGCGCTACGGCATCTTCACCCTCGTCCGGCCCGACATTCCGGGGGCGTCTTAA
- a CDS encoding TonB-dependent receptor, producing the protein MTRFAPAALLALLLATTAQAEAPQADIVVTGNGLGAGAGDAAYDVTTIDRDRLASVASGRLEDVLRDAAGFQQFRRADSRSAHPTAQGATLRGLGGNASSRALILLDGVPQIDPFGGWVSFAAFDPRRLGLVRVTRGGGTGAYGPGALAGTIELMSAGPGELKPVSAGIAYGSRDSVDADAGLSGSLGGGFASLSAAYARGDGFTPIVKEDRGTADMPARYEQASLAARAVIPVGEDTELQAGSLLLLDRRTRGLAFTPNRNIGGDASLRLVGRGRWGWEALAYLQMRQFSSGFASVNAGRTLATATLDQYAVPATGAGGRIEVRPPLAEAIELRLGADTRITDGETRELFSFANARPTRGREAGGRNETYGAFAEATLTASDVLTLTGGARIDRWRIVDGRLVERPLSGAGAITNTRFADRAGWEPTGRAGIAWKPAGAVTVRGAGYLGWRLPTLNELYRPFRVGADLTQANPLLKPERLRGVDGGVDFRPLPAVRLSATLFYNRLDDAIANVTTSVSATGAATRVRRNLDAIVAKGAEVEAGLTYGAWSLTGSYAYVDARVRAEGQAAPLDGLRPAQTPKHQASATLAYGRADAFRASATMRYVSGQYEDDQNMRTLADALTVDATVSLPVRHGISVEARAENLGDRRIETAVSNGVYERAAPRTLWIGVRFGG; encoded by the coding sequence ATGACCCGCTTCGCGCCCGCCGCCCTGCTCGCCCTGCTGCTCGCCACCACCGCGCAAGCGGAGGCGCCGCAGGCGGATATCGTCGTGACCGGCAACGGGCTGGGCGCGGGTGCGGGCGATGCCGCCTACGACGTCACCACGATCGATCGGGATCGCCTGGCGAGCGTCGCCAGCGGGCGGCTGGAGGATGTGCTGCGCGATGCCGCGGGCTTCCAGCAGTTTCGCCGCGCCGATTCCCGCTCCGCCCACCCCACCGCGCAGGGCGCCACCCTGCGCGGGCTCGGCGGCAATGCCTCCAGCCGGGCGCTGATCCTGCTCGATGGCGTACCGCAGATCGATCCGTTCGGCGGCTGGGTGAGCTTCGCTGCCTTCGATCCGCGCCGGCTGGGGCTGGTGCGGGTGACGCGCGGCGGCGGCACCGGCGCCTACGGACCGGGCGCGCTGGCCGGCACGATCGAGCTGATGAGCGCCGGGCCGGGCGAGCTGAAGCCGGTCTCGGCCGGGATCGCCTATGGCAGCCGCGACTCGGTGGATGCGGATGCCGGCCTCTCCGGCTCGCTGGGCGGCGGCTTCGCCAGTCTCTCGGCCGCCTACGCGCGCGGCGACGGCTTCACGCCGATCGTGAAGGAGGATCGCGGCACAGCCGACATGCCCGCCCGCTACGAGCAGGCCAGCCTCGCCGCCCGCGCCGTGATCCCGGTGGGCGAGGATACGGAATTGCAGGCCGGCAGCCTGCTGCTGCTGGACCGCAGGACGCGCGGGCTGGCCTTCACGCCCAACCGCAACATCGGCGGCGATGCTAGCCTGCGCCTCGTCGGCCGCGGCCGCTGGGGGTGGGAGGCGCTGGCGTATCTGCAGATGCGGCAATTCTCGTCCGGTTTCGCCAGCGTGAACGCGGGCCGCACGCTCGCCACCGCCACGCTCGATCAATATGCCGTGCCGGCGACGGGGGCGGGCGGCCGCATCGAGGTGCGGCCGCCGCTGGCCGAGGCGATCGAGCTGCGGCTGGGCGCCGACACGCGCATCACCGATGGCGAGACGCGCGAGCTGTTCAGCTTCGCCAACGCCCGGCCCACGCGCGGGCGCGAGGCGGGCGGCCGCAACGAGACCTACGGCGCCTTCGCCGAGGCGACGCTGACCGCGAGCGATGTGCTGACGCTGACCGGCGGCGCGCGGATCGACCGCTGGCGGATCGTCGACGGCCGGCTGGTGGAGCGGCCGCTGAGCGGCGCCGGCGCGATCACCAACACCCGCTTCGCCGATCGCGCCGGCTGGGAGCCGACCGGCCGCGCCGGCATCGCGTGGAAGCCGGCGGGCGCCGTCACCGTGCGCGGCGCGGGCTATCTCGGCTGGCGTCTGCCGACCCTGAACGAGCTCTACCGCCCGTTCCGGGTCGGCGCGGACCTGACGCAGGCCAACCCGCTGCTGAAGCCGGAGCGGCTGCGCGGCGTGGACGGCGGCGTCGATTTCCGCCCCCTGCCGGCGGTGCGGCTGAGCGCGACCCTGTTCTACAACCGGCTGGACGATGCGATCGCCAACGTGACGACCAGCGTGTCGGCCACCGGCGCCGCCACCCGCGTCCGCCGCAATCTCGACGCGATCGTCGCCAAGGGGGCGGAGGTGGAGGCGGGGCTGACCTATGGCGCGTGGAGCCTCACCGGCTCCTACGCCTATGTCGATGCGCGGGTGCGCGCGGAGGGGCAGGCGGCGCCGCTGGACGGGCTGCGGCCGGCGCAGACGCCCAAGCACCAGGCATCCGCCACGCTGGCCTACGGCCGGGCGGATGCGTTCCGCGCCTCCGCCACCATGCGCTACGTCTCCGGCCAGTATGAGGACGACCAGAATATGCGCACGCTGGCCGACGCGCTGACGGTGGACGCCACCGTCAGCCTGCCCGTGCGTCACGGCATCAGCGTGGAGGCGCGGGCCGAGAATCTCGGCGACCGGCGGATCGAGACGGCCGTGTCGAACGGCGTGTACGAGCGGGCCGCCCCGCGCACCCTGTGGATCGGCGTGCGCTTCGGCGGTTGA